In Salarias fasciatus chromosome 9, fSalaFa1.1, whole genome shotgun sequence, the genomic stretch CAGGCACCCGAAAAAATATAGGATATGcatttgattcatggagggaacttcagctgcatttgggagtgaaaacggatgctgacaaaaatcacataatatgcgctgtggtcttgcagtaaaccgcgacgtcgtaaacagcaggagcatccctggtgcacgctgtgaagacggactttctgtaaaatgtttgtgcgcgctcccgtgctgccttggctggtggctgcagttacccacagcacCTATCACgccagcactgaggtaaattttgtaaagttgccttaagtccttTTAAGGTCATGGTTTTTGGGACTTGGGCTGCAGGTTGAACATGTTTGTCTCTTAGAGTGATTCAACCCGCGGTCGGAGCTCTCAGTATGACACGCTGCTGCAGGGAAGAGAGCCGAGGAGGTGtgcgggggtcgggcgctggatgTCGGATGTCAGTCAAACTGTCTAATTCCATTTGATAAAAAGTATGTTTCAGCAGGATAAAGAAGCTTGTTTGAAGATAATGCTTCTTAAATCAAGactattttcatttgttctgttgGCAGAAAATCTAATACAACtaatgaatttcttttaaatcatgtGGAATTAGACAATTTGAGTTTCAGTTGGGCGAAAGGTAAAGAGGTGTGAAGTGCTGGCCTGCAGAAATGAGTCATTCACACCTCAATGAGCTGGAGTTGCCACAAAGAGATAATTTCCTCTTTGGACGCCAGATCAAGAATTCAGAAGATTTCTCAAAGCAGCACCTCTGCTTCTGTTCACATTTCAACTGACTCGACAACTTTAgctgcagctgatcagctggaagACACATATTTGGTGAGAAACTTCGAAACAGTCGAcattttgacttgaaatgtTTGTTGAAATGCAAGAACTGTAATTTGAACTATTATATCAAGAATTAAGGCTGAATCGTCGACATTTTGTTCCTAAAGCTAATATCAGAATGTTTATGTGATTCAAAACAGAAATAGATTCAATGTTATTTTGAATACATATAAACAACATGAGCAAAGCACTACTTCAGCTCTGAATTTACATATTTGTTAGTAAATATGATTGTTTATTGAAAGAACAGGACTGGATTtcttattattttcttttcatgggtCTTTAAATGAGCTGTATCATGATTTTCAGAGACTGCCAAAGTCAGTCATAGGCTGTTATAGGTAGTTTTAGCACCTGTGGCACGATGGAGTATTTTCATATTGAGAAATCTAAGTAATTCTACAAATCAACACAGAGGTCACTCACTTAAACACGCCTTGGAATTCAATTTGAGGAAATTACTATTTTCAGAATGCAGGTCAGATGTACTGACTGTATGTCAATCGGATGGTTTAAGTGAAAGAACTCCCCCACGTTTAAAAGTCAGTCTCACAAAATTCACATTGAAACTGGTCAAGAtttgtgaagcagtgaaatgtttgtcgcaggaaaaaaagaagagaggaagggtGTTTCTTGTGGGATACTCTTCAATATGAAATCTAGCCACTGTTGATGGCTGTGCTCTTCTTTTGGAGGGATAAACAGTTTttgagcaaacaaacaaattgaGCGCTTTGCCACGAGGCTACGCTCGTGTATTTAGCGCTTCATGACTGGTTCCAGTAGTTTGAGGGGAGGCCGAGCTTGGACAGAAAATTCGTATAGATTACTCAAATATGTGTGAATGAAGAGAAATACTGACTTGAATTATTTTTTATGAGGTTatcacacactgaaaatgttaaaagctcatgaaagtccatttttcattaCAGTGCAGGTtccagtcaacatgtttcttcttctgtctgttttcttcctcccaggtgagctctctgttgctgttatttaaTGTTTGTTGAATAATTTGAAGGTTTTAAATCAATGATTCAGATTTTAAATTGAGCTGACAAAttgtttttccagctgttttggtTCATTGTGCCCGTCACCTACCTGCTCTCTTCATCACTGCACCGAGGAGTCTGGAAGCAGTGAATGGATCCTGTTTGATTATCCCCTGTAGCTTCACACCTACTTCAGAGGAAGAgtttgacaacaacaacaaaatagtTGCAGTGTGGATTAAAGATAATTGGCCTTTTCAGAATCATCCAGAACGAATAGTTTTTAACAGCAGTGATTCAGTTAACTACCCTGATATCAGCATCATTGGAGACCTGAAAGAAAGAGACTGCACCACCAAGTTTAATGTATTGAAACTTGAAAAAACCACAAAGTTCTTCTTTCGAATTGAGAATGAATCATTCAAGGCAACAGCTGCTTTAGACCCtgttgaaataaaactgaaaggtAAGACTGCTTCATTTATGTgcctttaaaaaataaaatatcacatttatgATTTGAATCTGACTCCATGACATTTTTGATGAATCTTATCATTGATGAAATGGttgattatttgcttttgtttcctgCAACAACGGGAAAGTAATGTCTGCACTGCTGTATCTAACATAAAACTGTCAGTATTCAGTCGAAAACAATCTGGAAATTATTGTAGTTATTGACTGAAAACTCAGTTCACAGCTTTCTCTGGATTTATTCAATGTTTgaagttgttttgttgttatatCTGATTGATATATTAATCTGAAGTGACAAAGAATTGGCTTAGTTACTAGAAAAAGTTGCAGAAACTGTCTTATGTTGTAGTTTTACAGGTATaatgtgtgtttcatgtgaaactgcaggttctcctccgaGGCCCAGATTAGAAGTCTCAGCTGATCTGAAggacctgaaggagaaggagtctgTCACTGTAACCTGCTCAGCTCCCACTCCCTGTTCACACTCCCCTCCTCaactcacctggagcctccAACAAGACGCTCTCAGCCAaactgaggaaaacacagacgGAACCTTCAGCACTCAGATCCAGAAGACCCTcactctgtcagacacacatGATGGATTCagcctcagctgctctgctgtgtatcctgttgctggaggagaacctgtgAAAACACCTGAGACAGAGTTAACTCTCAGGGTTTCATGTGAGTGATCCTGTCAGCTCATCACacttcagatgtttctgatgaATCAAGTTAATCTGAGTCTTATTTTCCCCTCAGATTCTCCTAAAGACACGACAgtgtccatcagtccatcagggaGCTGGGTGACCctgacctgctccagcagagccaaacctgccgtcagcagcttcacctggtTCAAGAACAGTGACCATGGACCCATCAAAGTGTCTGAAGGAGACTTTTACACCTTTAATGTGGCCAACATAACAGATCCAGCAAGTTTTTACTGTGTGGCTGAAAATTCTCTTGGTAATCAGACGTCATTGTGGATTCATGTGAACAAAGCAGGTAAATAGGCTCTAATTtttctgacagacagacagacagagatgtGTTTTGATGACTGTCTGTCTCCACTCCTTGGCCATATTTCATGTCAGTACAATATTCGGTAACAccttacttgaagcccccctgcataacacattataagtacattcataaagcattataatgccattataacatgtgtcgctatagttataaacattcatagatgatcacaatgccaggacctaaccctaaccctaaccctaaccctaaccctaatcctaaccctaaccttaatcctatgctgtatactgctgtatagtgagttataaagcattgtgatcatgtattagtgtttataactacttataatgtgttataaagaggggcttcaagtaaagtgttacccaataTTCAGTTCcactgctatgcagatgacactgatATCTTCTTTTCCATCATCAGAAACATTCAAACcctcaacttttttaaaactcatcttaaaacttttgtttttatacaaGCATTTTACTTTTGATGCTGTTGGTTCACTGCTCATTCCTGATTGTTTTTTACTTGTTCAATTGATATTACtatgtgtttgatttttttttaacccctaAAGACACGACAgtctccatcagtccatcagggaGCTGGGTGACCCTGaactgctccagcagagccaaacctgccgtcagcagcttcacctggtTCAAGAACAGTGACCATGGACCCATCAAAGTGTCTGAAGGAGACTTTTACACCTTTAATGTGGCCAACACAACAGATCCAGAAAGTTTCTACTGTGTGATTGAAAATGCTCTCGGTAATCAGACGTCATCGCCAATTCCTATGAACAAAGCAGGTAAATTTaatagttttattatttttgtatataTGTTTCTTCAcatatttgtatgtgtgttgATGATTTTTCTCTTCCCTCTTGTCACAATTTAATGTGGATATTTTATGTAGAACCTTTTTACAGACTTTATTACAAACCCATTTGACAGCCATGATACCACCATCACTGGAAACCTGAGAGAAACAAACtgcatctctgtgttttctggtgtcGTCTTTCctttgaaaagcacaaaatacTTCTTCAGTATTGAGAACAAATGATCCAGGTTCTCAACGACTGCTGATCCTCTTTTCATAAGACTACAAGGGGACATGTTTACGTCAATGTTGTTTGAGAATTAAGATGATTTTCAGGGTTAATCAGTGAAAATTATCTCTGCTTTTGGCTCCATCACGAGCAGATTAAACTGAGTGTCTCTGACTGGATAATCGGTGATGTTGAAGCGGTTTGTCATCAGATTGTTTTCACTTTACTTTGCCTTTGGATCCTGCAAAGACTGGAAACTATTGTCGAAGTTAGAGAAAACTCTCATCAcgtgtttctctgcagatgaACAGAGGTTTGGACTCGTCTTCAAAACACTGATGATCCTTCAGGTTGTATCTCTCTACTGTACAATCATCATCTTTGAGTGGTGAGACAAACTTTTCCATCTGCAGACAATGTCACCATTTCGTAAAGTTACAGTTCAAAATATTCATAGGtttattttctccttctttcagttggttcagatGGAGACATTGCCGCAAACAAGTGAAGGTAAACACATGGTTTTAATAACTATAacagttaaaggaatactctgaagattttggtatttatgagcttgtctaactttgtcagtgatagggaaagggcgtgggtccaaaatctttggagtattcctttaaattcagaagaagaaaatcaaccCTTCATTAACTCTTCAGGTTACGAATGTAAAGAAGTAACTAATGACATAGTAATTGACTTAAGAGGGTCTTCGCCCTTCAGATGGGGGATGACACTTTATTGCTGTGTGTCGTCTCATTTCCACACAGGACTCACCAGAAGCAGATGATGTCAAAGTGATTGAAAGTCCAGCATAATGGGCCACAAGGAGAAAATCAAGACGTTAAATCCATCATCAGCAACCTGCTTTATTAATTCTGATCATTTCTACCTgcatgtttgtcatttttgtcatgaaatcTGTTGTTTTGCTGGCTCTCAGCATGAACCAGGCCTATAAGAAGTGGTGCAGCTCTGTAGAGGATtaacacatttatattcatgCAGAGTATTGAACGGagctgatgtctgtttccattctgAAGATAAATCAGCATGTATTGAAGTTCCATATTTTCTGTGTATATTTAAACAAGTTTTATCTCGATTTattgttgcatttctttttccattttatcctGGTTTTATGAGCTTTGTATTGCTGTATATTTCTGTTCCATTTGTGTGACTGAGCTATGATTTTACCACTCTGCTTTTGTACTTGTGACGGCATATTTGAAAGGTCACTTTAGTTTAACCTTTGAGTGAGCTATAAACGATGTTAAACCATAGCCTTGGAGAAAGATTTGGTCAGAGGATTaacagtggggagagcagtcatctTTCAATCggaaggttgttagttcgatccctgtctccccctgtctgcatgtggaagtgtccttgggcaagacactgaaccctacattgcccccagtggatgaactgagtgccttgcatggcggctgcctccactggtgtgtgagtgtgaatgggtgaatgtgatattgcagtgtaaagcgctttgggctctgtcagtgcagggtaaaaagcgctatataagtgtagtccatttaccatgtAGTCCATCTTATTGTTGCCTAAGTGCTTTAAGAGAGGAAGAAGTCTAAACATCTCAACTTGTGGAATGGCCTGCCATGATAGGCCAAACCATTAAAATTGCCACAGTGAACTGGGGAGAAGGTCTGGTATCTGTCTGCTCTGGTCGTAAATCCAAggaagaagtggaggaaagCACCCCTCCCTAACTGGGCAAACACAGGGAATAAAATCCCTTGTTTGTAATCGGTCAGACACCATTTCGCCTGGGGTTCTGACTGAGATCAGTTCTCGCAGGGCGGGGGTCCGAGACGTCttgtattttgatttgattgctAGTCTTTAGATTTGATTGCAAGCCTTTAGATCTTTTCCTCTGTCTGATCATCTTCTTTAATGGAATAAAAGAACCTGTGCTGAGACTTACAGGTTTCAAGCATCCTTTTTTCATTGCAAATTCAGTCTCAACAGTATCTATTGTTGTGGTCATTTAAGTAATGACAATAGAAAACTTCATTCATTTTGGTTTTTTCCCACAAAATCATTGTGTTAATGCTTtacacatacattttttttctttgacataaaGTCATGAGACTCTTGAAttgatgaaagtgaaaaaggttaaatagaaaaaaatgctttaatttgGATCTGTCAAGAAAAAGTTTGTGAACTGCTGCTccacaggaagcatgtataattagtagttactaaatgtaactccagttctacgtgCATGCGCGTGCCCAcatacgggcttcgctattagTACTCCCCTCTGGCGCCAGCCAACCACTGAGACAAATCTGAAACCGACGCGCCAATTCCCCACgtgcgctggcacactgccataCTGCCACGCCCCTCGCCAAGGGGATATAATCAGCACGCGCCTGCTCCACTTTCTTCGTCTGAACAGCCAGTAGAAAAGGAAGCAAGACAGCtgggtgggcacgcacacacttgtagaactggagttacgtttagtaactacttCGTGTGGTGTACTTCGCCCATCTATGGGCgtcgctattggtactcaccaaggcggaggccgtagggataaatgtactcccagctggcgtgctgacaggattggtgtGGAAAAAGGAAGTAGGCAGGCCGTACGTCCAGTACAGCCACACCAAAACCTCCAAAACATCAGCGGCAGGCAGCCTCGCAGCGAGGCGCCGCTCGCAGACATGCCAAAGCACCGTAACaacagcgcacacacacgccggctGAGACACCAAGTCACAACGGCGGGCTGTAACCACACCCGGCCTGGATCCCCCCCGGGGAAGCAGAGCCGGACTGGACGAGAGCCAACACAGTTAAGCGACAGAACTCCTGTTCATGCTGAAATCtgacatggccacagtgtctgtgcacatatccatcagatatgaaTGCACAAAGCTGGACGCGGAAGCCCAGGAAGCAGCCTGGAAGATatcacccaccgtgacacctctgcacagggccgcagaggcagccacgcTCCGTGTGGAATGAGCGCGAATCACCGCCGACGGTGGGTGATGCAGCACCTCGTAGGCATCTGCAATAATGCCCCtgacccagtgggcgagacgctgggaggacagcggggctccaTGCCCCCTGGTCCCGAACCGCAGCTGGTCCATAGTGcaaaagccagctgtgcgctcaacGTACCAACGtagagccctgaccggacacagcaaATGCAACCGAGGGTCGTCCCCTGATGAGCCAGGCAGGGAGCCAAgtgccctgatccggatcactcttGACCGGAAggccgaagtgatcaccttgggatgaaaggtcGGGTTAGGCCAAAGATGCACCAGCCCCCCGTCctgactgaacaccatgcaggagggatggacggacagaGCACAGAAATCCCTAACCCTCTTGGCGGATGCCAGCGCCAACAGGAGAgcagccttaaaggagagaaagcggtcctccgcctgctggaAAGGCTTGAAGGGGGGCCCCCTCAGACCATCCGACACTGTGTAGAGGTCCCACGGGGAAACCACATGCCTGGGTGGGCGGCCTCAGCCGACACGGCCCACTtagaaaccgcttcaccagcgggtgactgcgtGGGCATGTCAGAGAAGCGGCCGAAGCTGTCATGGCCCACCGcaatggccgatgcaaacaccacGAGAGTGGACACAGCGCGACCactgtccagcagagcctgcagaAACTCCAACACCCCGCCGATagcgcaggagaccgggtcccaaCCCTGCTCCGAGCACCATGACGTGAAGAgatgccaccgagacctgtaagccttgacagtagagggggccctggcgcTCTGGATGGTGGATACCACAGCCGGGGGGAGATCTAGTCTCActagtctcaccctctcagcttCCAGGCCAAGAGTCTCCTGCCCAGGACGGGGCGAGACTGAAGGGCACCCCATGCCTGCAGTAAGGCGTCGGGCCCATCGGGGATCGGCCACGAGCGGCCACCCCCGCAGGGCACGCCAGCCGCGTATGAAGGCTCCCCTTGAAAAGAGGCGGGCAACACGCGAACTACAGGGCGTAACTCTTGAGGGAGCGGCGTTGAGGTGGCACTGCTTAATGCGGTGGCGGGAGGCATCCGGCGGAGCGAGCGCTGCA encodes the following:
- the LOC115394779 gene encoding sialoadhesin-like; this encodes MIFRDCQTVLVHCARHLPALFITAPRSLEAVNGSCLIIPCSFTPTSEEEFDNNNKIVAVWIKDNWPFQNHPERIVFNSSDSVNYPDISIIGDLKERDCTTKFNVLKLEKTTKFFFRIENESFKATAALDPVEIKLKGSPPRPRLEVSADLKDLKEKESVTVTCSAPTPCSHSPPQLTWSLQQDALSQTEENTDGTFSTQIQKTLTLSDTHDGFSLSCSAVYPVAGGEPVKTPETELTLRVSYSPKDTTVSISPSGSWVTLTCSSRAKPAVSSFTWFKNSDHGPIKVSEGDFYTFNVANITDPASFYCVAENSLGNQTSLWIHVNKAENSVDGNGSMGFPPGHGVEVGNRQSLTESSTIGTPETGGQPSTRQYSR